One uncultured Gellertiella sp. genomic window carries:
- the mgrA gene encoding L-glyceraldehyde 3-phosphate reductase, whose protein sequence is MAWKPAENRYQSMTYHHCGKSGLKLPAISLGLWHNFGEDTPHQTKRAICQTAFDLGITHFDLANNYGPPAGSAETAFGEILRTDFAGLRDEMIISSKAGYEMWPGPYGEWGSRKYLIASCDQSLKRMGLDYVDIFYSHRFDPDTPLEETCGTLDHIVRSGRALHVGISSYNSRRTREAVAILKSLGTPCIIHQPSYSMINRWIEEDGLIDTLEELGVGSIVFSPLAQGMLTEKYLGGIPEDSRAAQGKSLNKRFLDEKTLTNIRALDAIAKRRGQTLAQMAIAWVLRGGRITTALIGASRPDQVKDCVGALGNRDFSAAELAEIDQYAREAGINLWTQSAELLKQ, encoded by the coding sequence ATGGCCTGGAAACCCGCCGAAAACCGCTATCAGTCCATGACCTACCACCATTGCGGAAAGTCGGGGCTGAAGCTTCCGGCGATCTCGCTCGGCCTCTGGCACAATTTCGGCGAGGACACGCCGCACCAGACCAAGCGGGCGATCTGCCAGACGGCTTTCGATCTCGGCATCACCCATTTCGACCTTGCCAACAATTATGGCCCGCCTGCGGGCAGCGCCGAGACGGCGTTTGGCGAGATCCTGCGCACCGATTTTGCCGGTCTGCGCGACGAGATGATCATTTCCTCGAAGGCCGGTTACGAGATGTGGCCAGGCCCCTATGGCGAATGGGGCAGCCGCAAATATCTGATCGCCTCCTGCGACCAGAGCCTGAAGCGGATGGGTCTCGACTATGTCGACATCTTCTATTCGCATCGTTTCGATCCCGATACGCCGCTTGAGGAAACCTGCGGGACGCTCGATCACATCGTCCGCTCGGGCCGGGCGCTCCATGTCGGGATTTCCTCCTACAACAGCCGCCGCACCCGCGAGGCCGTCGCCATCCTGAAAAGCCTCGGCACGCCCTGCATCATCCACCAGCCCAGCTATTCGATGATCAACCGCTGGATCGAGGAAGACGGGCTGATCGACACGCTGGAAGAACTTGGCGTCGGCTCCATCGTCTTCTCGCCGCTGGCGCAGGGCATGCTGACGGAGAAATATCTGGGCGGCATTCCCGAAGACAGCCGCGCCGCGCAGGGCAAGTCGCTGAACAAGCGCTTCCTTGACGAGAAGACACTGACCAATATCCGCGCGCTCGACGCAATTGCCAAACGCCGTGGCCAGACGCTGGCGCAGATGGCCATCGCCTGGGTGCTGCGCGGTGGACGGATCACCACGGCGCTGATCGGGGCAAGCCGTCCCGATCAGGTGAAGGACTGCGTCGGTGCCCTTGGCAATCGCGACTTTTCCGCCGCCGAGCTGGCCGAGATCGATCAATATGCCCGCGAAGCCGGCATCAATCTGTGGACCCAGTCGGCAGAATTGCTGAAGCAGTAG
- a CDS encoding Gfo/Idh/MocA family oxidoreductase, which translates to MTRTLGVGIIGCGNISTTYFSLAPLFRGLEVRACADVNPQASAARAADYGVRAESIDGLLGSDDIDVVVNLTVPAAHYPVTRRILEAGKHAYSEKPLVLSLEEGEELRRIARAKSLAVGCAPDTFLGGAHQQARAYIDQGGIGRITSGTCHVMGPGMEMWHPNPDFFFLPGGGPILDMGPYYIANLINLIGPVRRVAALTSMAWQTRTISSAPRAGEVLEVKTPTTIHALLDFVNGASITLSASWDVWSHRHANIELYGTEGSIFVPDPNFFGGTVEVDGRGTGVHALAPWDHPFGINNQHHEMIGDLANYRTAGLADMAAALIDGRDARCSLDRTLHGVDVMTSILKSGETGSFVEMTTTCTQPAALGIEEARALLK; encoded by the coding sequence ATGACCAGGACCCTTGGCGTCGGCATCATCGGATGCGGCAATATCTCGACCACCTATTTCTCGCTGGCTCCGCTGTTCAGGGGGCTGGAGGTCAGGGCCTGCGCCGACGTCAACCCGCAGGCATCTGCCGCGCGTGCGGCGGACTATGGCGTCCGGGCGGAGAGCATCGACGGGCTGCTTGGCAGTGACGACATCGATGTCGTCGTCAACCTCACCGTTCCCGCGGCGCATTATCCCGTCACGCGACGGATTCTCGAAGCGGGAAAACATGCCTATTCGGAAAAGCCTCTGGTTCTGTCGCTCGAGGAGGGCGAAGAACTGCGCCGGATCGCGCGGGCGAAATCGCTCGCCGTCGGCTGCGCGCCCGATACGTTTCTCGGCGGTGCCCACCAGCAGGCGCGGGCTTATATCGATCAGGGCGGCATCGGGCGGATCACCTCTGGCACCTGCCACGTGATGGGGCCGGGGATGGAGATGTGGCATCCCAATCCAGACTTCTTCTTCCTGCCCGGCGGCGGCCCGATCCTCGACATGGGTCCCTATTATATCGCCAACCTGATCAACCTGATCGGCCCGGTCCGCCGGGTGGCGGCGCTGACCTCGATGGCCTGGCAGACGCGGACGATTTCCAGTGCGCCGCGGGCGGGCGAGGTGCTGGAGGTGAAGACGCCCACCACCATTCACGCCCTGCTCGACTTCGTCAACGGGGCCAGCATCACGCTTTCGGCCAGCTGGGATGTCTGGTCGCACCGCCATGCCAATATCGAACTCTATGGCACGGAGGGTTCGATCTTCGTGCCCGACCCGAATTTCTTCGGCGGCACGGTCGAGGTGGACGGGCGGGGAACCGGCGTGCATGCGCTCGCCCCCTGGGATCATCCCTTCGGCATCAACAACCAGCATCACGAGATGATCGGCGACCTCGCCAATTACCGGACCGCCGGTCTGGCCGACATGGCGGCGGCCCTGATCGACGGGCGCGATGCCCGCTGCTCGCTGGACCGCACGCTGCATGGTGTCGATGTGATGACCTCGATCCTCAAATCCGGCGAGACCGGCAGCTTTGTCGAGATGACCACCACCTGCACCCAGCCGGCGGCGCTCGGCATCGAAGAAGCCCGTGCATTGTTGAAATAA
- a CDS encoding sugar phosphate isomerase/epimerase, protein MPDLSFQLYSARNFQPFADVFALLSRAGYTEVEGFGWIYEGMSDSELARLKADLDTHGLTMPTGHFSLDILEANPGRAIEIATALGFQSAYCPWLLPEQRPTSSKAWFDFGARLQKAGAPLKKAGFDFGWHNHDFEFFPLEDGSCAQTQIFAGGPDLSWQADIAWIVRGGADPFEWIDRLGQRITSVHVKDIAPTGENADEDGWADVGHGIVPWARLMTALRATPVRHYIVEHDNPGDFERFATRSFASFQSY, encoded by the coding sequence ATGCCAGATCTCAGTTTCCAGCTTTACAGCGCCCGCAATTTCCAGCCCTTTGCCGATGTCTTCGCGCTGCTGTCGCGCGCCGGTTACACGGAGGTCGAAGGCTTCGGCTGGATCTATGAGGGGATGAGCGACAGCGAGCTTGCCCGTCTGAAAGCCGATCTCGATACCCATGGCCTGACCATGCCGACCGGCCATTTCAGCCTCGACATTCTGGAAGCCAATCCCGGACGTGCCATCGAGATCGCCACCGCGCTCGGTTTCCAGTCCGCCTATTGCCCCTGGCTCCTGCCGGAGCAGCGCCCGACCTCCAGCAAAGCATGGTTCGATTTCGGCGCACGGCTGCAAAAGGCGGGTGCGCCGCTCAAAAAGGCTGGTTTCGATTTCGGCTGGCACAATCACGATTTCGAGTTCTTTCCCCTTGAGGACGGCAGCTGTGCCCAGACGCAGATCTTTGCGGGCGGACCGGATCTGTCGTGGCAGGCGGATATCGCCTGGATCGTGCGTGGCGGGGCCGATCCCTTCGAATGGATCGACCGGCTCGGGCAGCGCATCACTTCGGTGCATGTCAAGGATATCGCGCCCACGGGCGAAAATGCCGATGAGGACGGCTGGGCGGATGTCGGCCATGGCATTGTGCCCTGGGCGCGGCTGATGACTGCGCTCAGGGCGACGCCGGTGCGCCATTATATTGTCGAGCACGACAATCCCGGTGATTTCGAGCGCTTTGCAACGCGCTCGTTTGCATCCTTCCAATCCTACTGA
- a CDS encoding glycoside hydrolase family 2 protein has product MMEPDERGPGDLSGPWQLKSRDGRHRALISLPGDVHSALYEAGIIPDPYHGRNEERVQWVAETEWLLERSVYLDDPSGNWYLDLDNVDTVASVFVNDVKVLEADNCFRRYRPDVSKALRRGENRIRFVFPPVLAEAARRQAAQPFFIPWQEANSPLPNGNLLRKPQCHFGWDWNIAIAPLGLYGTVALRKLETVRIEHVVTRQSQHHDGSVDLTVELTLYAADAGVAAVHLSLDGDRLRLDCGVGAGETVIRHVFPMEAPRLWWPAGSGDQALYTLVVEAGGETVTRLIGIRTVELVTTPDDAGSRFAFRVNGREIFARGANWIPADALFSRTGPEKTEDLLQSAIDAHMNMIRVWGGGFYEQDWFYDLCDRMGLMVWQDFMFSCNLYPSTPDFLANVAEEVDYQARRLISHPSIMLWCGDNELVGALTWFDVSRQNRDRYLVSYDRLNRTIEQGLRNVAPEALWWPSSPASGYLDYGDAWHADGSGDMHYWSVWHENRSFDNYRSVRPRFCSEFGFQSYASLPVIKGFAGEGDLNIASPVIELHQKNAGGNERIAATMFRYFRFPTDFARFVYVSQVQQALAIQTAVDYWRSLKPHCMGTLYWQLNDTWPVASWASLDHGGGWKALHHAARRFFQPVNVVAIPEADWVRFVMVNDTMAPVDIVVRVFALRLDGERVVLDMANAACGPDAATALLDFPVAALPPDSVLAWSFTASNGMAGDRHLSIRPYKALDLQPADLSHQVTRQADGTVIIDITARGLALFVFLETETPGRFSDNLFDLSAGETRRIAFVPRDRHRAQPPEFRLYDLHSSQSSP; this is encoded by the coding sequence ATGATGGAACCCGACGAACGCGGCCCCGGCGATCTCTCCGGCCCCTGGCAGCTCAAATCCCGCGATGGCCGTCATCGCGCCCTGATCAGCCTGCCGGGCGATGTGCATTCCGCGCTTTACGAGGCCGGAATCATTCCCGACCCCTATCATGGCCGCAACGAGGAACGGGTTCAGTGGGTCGCAGAGACCGAATGGCTGCTGGAGCGCAGCGTCTATCTCGATGATCCCTCCGGCAACTGGTATCTGGATCTCGATAATGTCGATACGGTCGCATCCGTTTTCGTCAATGATGTCAAGGTGCTGGAGGCGGACAACTGCTTTCGTCGCTACCGGCCTGATGTCTCGAAGGCGCTGAGGCGCGGCGAGAATCGCATCCGCTTCGTCTTTCCGCCGGTGCTGGCGGAAGCCGCGCGACGGCAGGCGGCGCAGCCCTTCTTCATTCCCTGGCAGGAGGCCAATTCGCCGCTGCCCAACGGCAATCTGCTGCGCAAGCCGCAATGCCATTTCGGCTGGGACTGGAATATCGCCATCGCGCCGCTCGGCCTTTACGGCACCGTGGCGTTGCGCAAACTGGAAACCGTCCGGATCGAGCATGTCGTGACCCGCCAGAGCCAACATCACGATGGTTCGGTGGATCTGACGGTGGAACTGACGCTATATGCCGCCGATGCCGGGGTAGCTGCGGTCCATCTGTCACTTGACGGTGACAGGCTGCGGCTCGATTGCGGCGTCGGGGCGGGCGAGACGGTGATCCGGCACGTGTTTCCGATGGAAGCCCCGCGCCTCTGGTGGCCCGCGGGCTCGGGAGACCAGGCACTTTACACGCTGGTGGTGGAGGCCGGCGGCGAGACGGTCACCCGGCTGATCGGCATCCGGACCGTCGAACTGGTCACCACGCCCGACGACGCGGGCAGCCGCTTTGCCTTCCGGGTCAATGGCCGCGAGATTTTTGCGCGCGGAGCGAACTGGATACCGGCGGACGCGCTGTTTTCGCGCACCGGTCCGGAAAAGACCGAAGACCTGCTGCAATCGGCCATCGACGCCCACATGAACATGATCCGCGTCTGGGGCGGCGGTTTCTACGAGCAGGACTGGTTCTATGATCTCTGCGACCGGATGGGGCTGATGGTCTGGCAGGACTTCATGTTCTCCTGCAATCTTTATCCCTCGACCCCGGATTTCCTCGCCAATGTAGCGGAAGAAGTGGACTATCAGGCCAGGCGCCTGATCTCCCATCCCTCGATCATGCTCTGGTGCGGCGACAATGAGCTGGTCGGCGCGCTCACCTGGTTTGACGTGTCGCGCCAGAACCGCGACCGCTATCTGGTCTCCTATGACCGGCTGAACCGCACCATCGAACAGGGCTTGCGGAACGTGGCACCGGAGGCGCTCTGGTGGCCATCGAGCCCGGCATCGGGCTATCTCGACTATGGCGATGCCTGGCATGCCGACGGGTCGGGCGACATGCATTACTGGTCGGTCTGGCACGAGAACAGGAGCTTCGACAATTACCGCAGCGTCAGGCCGCGCTTCTGCTCGGAATTCGGCTTCCAGTCCTATGCGTCCCTGCCGGTGATCAAGGGATTTGCGGGCGAGGGGGATCTGAACATTGCCTCTCCCGTCATCGAGCTTCACCAGAAGAATGCCGGGGGCAACGAGCGGATTGCGGCGACGATGTTCCGCTACTTCCGTTTTCCGACGGATTTTGCCCGCTTCGTCTATGTCAGCCAGGTGCAGCAGGCGCTGGCGATCCAGACAGCGGTCGATTACTGGCGTTCGCTGAAACCGCATTGCATGGGCACGCTCTACTGGCAGCTGAACGACACCTGGCCGGTTGCCTCCTGGGCAAGCCTCGATCACGGCGGCGGCTGGAAGGCGCTGCACCATGCGGCCCGGCGCTTTTTCCAGCCGGTCAATGTGGTGGCAATTCCCGAGGCCGACTGGGTGCGTTTCGTCATGGTCAACGACACCATGGCACCCGTCGATATCGTCGTGCGGGTGTTTGCGCTGCGGCTCGATGGCGAACGGGTGGTGCTCGACATGGCCAATGCGGCCTGCGGGCCGGATGCCGCCACGGCTCTTCTCGATTTTCCGGTGGCCGCGCTGCCGCCGGATTCGGTGCTTGCCTGGAGCTTCACCGCCTCGAACGGCATGGCGGGCGACCGGCATCTCAGCATCCGGCCCTACAAGGCGCTGGACCTCCAGCCCGCCGATCTCAGCCATCAGGTGACCCGCCAGGCGGATGGCACGGTGATCATCGACATCACCGCCCGGGGACTTGCGCTGTTCGTCTTCCTCGAAACCGAAACGCCAGGCCGGTTTTCCGACAATCTCTTCGATCTCTCCGCCGGTGAAACCCGCCGCATCGCTTTCGTCCCGAGGGATCGGCACCGGGCTCAACCGCCCGAATTCCGTCTCTACGACCTTCATTCCAGCCAGTCCTCCCCATAG
- a CDS encoding ABC transporter ATP-binding protein, translating into MNTSVSIRNLSLDFGSVNVLKDLDLDVRDGEFLVLLGSSGCGKSTLLNCIAGLLEPSEGQIFIKEKNVTWLEPKDRGIGMVFQSYALYPQMTVERNLSFGLRVSGMARPEIEKRVARAAEILQIQPLLTRKPAELSGGQRQRVAIGRALVRDVDVFLFDEPLSNLDAKLRSELRVELKRLHQTLKNTMIYVTHDQIEALTLADRIAIMKNGLIQQLDDPTTIYYAPRNLFVAGFIGSPSMNFLRGTLVDGEGGLAFETGGIRFRLDGYKPATALEAGRPVVLGLRPEHIRANEEFAADEEVHEAVVDIEEPMGADNLLWLKHAGHTMSVRVNGARRFQPGTKVRLAFDIRMASLFDTGTELRL; encoded by the coding sequence ATGAACACCAGCGTCTCCATTCGAAACCTGTCGCTCGATTTCGGCAGTGTGAATGTCCTGAAAGACCTCGACCTCGACGTCCGGGACGGCGAATTCCTGGTATTGCTCGGTTCTTCCGGCTGCGGAAAGTCGACCTTGCTCAACTGCATCGCCGGCCTTCTCGAACCGTCGGAGGGCCAGATCTTCATCAAGGAGAAGAATGTCACCTGGCTGGAGCCGAAGGATCGCGGCATCGGCATGGTATTTCAGTCCTATGCGCTCTACCCGCAGATGACGGTGGAGCGAAACCTGTCCTTCGGCCTGCGCGTTTCCGGCATGGCCAGGCCCGAGATCGAAAAGCGCGTGGCGCGGGCTGCCGAAATCTTGCAGATCCAGCCGCTTCTGACTCGCAAGCCCGCCGAACTGTCGGGCGGCCAGCGGCAGCGGGTGGCGATTGGCCGGGCTTTGGTGCGCGATGTCGATGTGTTCCTGTTCGATGAACCGCTTTCCAATCTTGATGCCAAGCTGCGCTCGGAACTGCGGGTCGAGCTGAAGCGCCTGCACCAGACGCTGAAGAACACGATGATCTATGTCACCCATGACCAGATCGAGGCGCTGACGCTCGCCGACCGGATCGCGATCATGAAGAACGGGCTGATCCAGCAGCTCGATGATCCCACCACCATCTATTACGCGCCGCGCAACCTGTTCGTGGCGGGCTTCATCGGCTCGCCGTCGATGAATTTCCTGCGCGGCACGCTGGTGGACGGGGAGGGCGGGCTTGCCTTTGAAACCGGCGGCATCCGCTTCCGCCTCGATGGCTACAAGCCGGCAACCGCGCTTGAGGCCGGGCGTCCGGTGGTGCTCGGGCTTCGCCCCGAACATATCCGGGCCAACGAGGAATTTGCCGCGGACGAGGAGGTGCATGAGGCGGTTGTCGATATCGAGGAGCCGATGGGGGCAGACAACCTGCTCTGGCTGAAACATGCCGGCCACACCATGTCGGTGCGGGTCAATGGCGCACGGCGGTTCCAGCCGGGCACGAAGGTGCGGCTCGCCTTCGACATCAGGATGGCCTCGCTGTTTGACACCGGAACCGAGCTCAGGCTGTGA